A stretch of Crossiella cryophila DNA encodes these proteins:
- a CDS encoding class F sortase, translating to MQMTKSGGGRGLVATVLLATALLVGACGGGEPATPQNPAPQTSTSAAAAAETKLKPTDVRIPKLNAQSSLISTAINPDGSLEVPKADKPMQAAWYRMSPVPGDKGPAIILGHVDGNKQPGIFYKLHELAVGDEVFVKRSDGKEVKFVVTTKEQKPKNEFPTEAVYGDSPDPILRLITCGGAFDKAAHSYQDNVIISAKLVA from the coding sequence ATGCAGATGACCAAGAGCGGCGGTGGCCGCGGACTCGTGGCCACCGTCCTGCTGGCCACCGCGTTGCTGGTGGGCGCGTGTGGCGGCGGCGAGCCCGCCACCCCGCAGAACCCCGCGCCGCAGACCAGCACCTCGGCAGCGGCGGCGGCCGAGACCAAGCTCAAGCCGACGGATGTGCGCATTCCCAAGCTCAACGCGCAGTCCTCGCTGATCAGCACCGCGATCAACCCGGATGGGTCGCTCGAGGTGCCCAAGGCGGACAAGCCGATGCAGGCCGCCTGGTACCGGATGAGCCCGGTGCCCGGCGACAAGGGCCCGGCGATCATCCTCGGCCACGTCGACGGCAACAAGCAGCCCGGCATCTTCTACAAGCTGCACGAGCTGGCCGTCGGCGATGAGGTCTTCGTCAAGCGCAGTGACGGCAAGGAGGTGAAGTTCGTCGTGACCACCAAGGAACAGAAGCCCAAGAACGAGTTCCCGACCGAGGCGGTCTACGGCGACAGCCCCGACCCGATCCTGCGCCTGATCACCTGCGGCGGCGCCTTCGACAAGGCGGCGCACAGCTACCAGGACAACGTGATCATCTCGGCCAAGCTGGTCGCCTGA
- a CDS encoding RNA polymerase sigma factor yields the protein MDQERLAAATRQAVVRIRAAGASKEQAEDCVQDAVVDLLAGAHRTPVERPEAWLTTVSRRRFVDQLRRRRREQTALARSDAQTRITGSDPSEAIADRDQARWMAAALDELPSTTREVVQRAGAGLSHQQIAAELGLSARSVESHLTRARRLLRRLAAAAVLPACLAAGGLWRWLGAGKLAGVKVALTAVSVPLALGSLAVLPSLPGIGPAPEPPPLALVELPKPISPDPGPISGITPVNPAQPDTAQNNPTQSNPTQNNPAQPNSVQPPPDAATPAHPGGEGKPPPAAGKDKAKPLIGKGKYAGRGGPKFRSFGWSQHKYGQPAGNREDFFAGRGGPGRQHSGGPRH from the coding sequence ATGGACCAGGAGCGACTTGCCGCCGCCACCCGACAGGCAGTTGTTCGCATCCGCGCCGCTGGCGCCAGCAAGGAACAGGCCGAGGACTGCGTGCAGGACGCGGTGGTCGACCTGCTGGCCGGGGCGCACCGCACGCCGGTGGAACGCCCGGAGGCCTGGCTGACCACGGTCTCCCGCAGGCGGTTCGTCGACCAGCTGCGCCGCCGCCGACGTGAGCAGACCGCGCTGGCCCGCAGTGACGCGCAGACCCGGATCACCGGCAGCGACCCGTCCGAGGCCATCGCCGACCGGGACCAGGCCCGCTGGATGGCCGCCGCACTGGACGAGCTGCCCAGCACCACCCGCGAGGTGGTGCAGCGCGCCGGCGCCGGCCTGTCGCACCAGCAGATCGCCGCCGAACTGGGCCTGAGCGCCCGCTCGGTGGAATCCCACCTGACCCGCGCCCGCAGGCTGCTGCGCAGGCTGGCCGCGGCCGCGGTGCTCCCGGCCTGCCTGGCCGCAGGCGGACTCTGGCGCTGGCTGGGTGCAGGGAAACTGGCCGGGGTCAAGGTCGCGCTGACCGCGGTCTCGGTCCCGCTGGCCCTGGGCTCGCTGGCCGTGCTGCCCAGCCTGCCGGGCATCGGCCCCGCCCCCGAACCACCCCCGCTGGCACTGGTCGAGCTGCCCAAACCGATCTCGCCCGACCCCGGCCCGATCAGCGGCATCACCCCGGTCAACCCGGCCCAGCCCGACACCGCCCAGAACAACCCCACCCAGAGCAATCCCACCCAGAACAACCCGGCCCAGCCCAACTCCGTCCAGCCGCCGCCGGACGCCGCGACCCCCGCGCACCCCGGCGGCGAGGGCAAGCCACCGCCCGCGGCGGGCAAGGACAAGGCCAAGCCACTGATCGGCAAGGGCAAGTACGCCGGTCGCGGCGGACCGAAATTCCGGAGTTTCGGCTGGTCGCAGCACAAGTACGGGCAACCGGCGGGAAATCGGGAAGATTTTTTTGCGGGACGTGGCGGTCCCGGACGACAACACAGTGGTGGGCCCCGGC